The DNA sequence TGCGACGGGGTCTCCTCGGCCACCCGCCCCGACGACGCCTCGGCCGCCGCGGCCCATGCGGCGGGTGAGGCGCTGCGGGCCTCGCTCCCGCGCGGCGCCCACCCCCAGCAGGCCATGGCCGAGGCGATCGCCGCCGCCGCCGAGGCGGTCAACTCCCTGGCGCTGGAGACCGACGCGGACGCTGTCCACCCCGAGCCGCACCGCCATCAGAACGCACCGGCCTGCACCATCGTCAGCGCCGTCGTCACCAGCGACATCCTCACCGTGGGCTGGGTCGGGGACAGCCGCGCCTACTGGGTCCCCGACGACCGTTCGGCCCCGCCCGCCCGGCTCACCGAGGACGACTCCTGGGCGGCGCAGATGGTGGCCGCCGGGCTGATGTCCGAGGCGGAGGCGTACGCGGACGAGCGTGCCCACGCCATCACCGGCTGGCTCGGGGCGGACGCCTATGAGCTGGAGCCGCACACCGCCTCCTACAAACCGGACCGGCCGGGTGTCGTGGTGGTGTGCACCGACGGGCTGTGGAACTACGCCGAATCGGCGGAGGAGATGGCCCGCGCGGTGCCGCCGGACGCCCGCTCACGGCCGCTGAACAGCGCGCAGGCTCTGGTCGGCCACGCCCTCGGCGGCGGGGGCCACGACAACGTAACAGTGGCCATCGTGCCGTTCCCCGCTGCCCCGGGCCGGGCAGGATCCGCCTGACGGTCGCCAAGGAGCGGATGACATGGCCCTTTTCTCCACCTCCCCCGCGCCGCGGTTCTCGGTCGAGGTCCACCAGAACGAGTACCTCCCGGTGGGAGGCCACGAGGTGAACGCGATCATCACGGTCACCTCGGCCGGCGGCGGAGCCGAGGGAGGGTCGCCGATCCCGGCGTCCGGGAGCACCCCCGACGCGTCCGACCGGGATGGTTCCCCCGCCCGCGCGGCCGTGGTGATCATGGTGGACTGCTCCGGCTCCATGGACTATCCGCCGACGAAAATGCGCCACGCACGGGACGCGA is a window from the Streptomyces luomodiensis genome containing:
- a CDS encoding PP2C family protein-serine/threonine phosphatase; translation: MAAAASAAEATADRPVPPQVNGAARSTQPEPDDYELAAPSDDDESAEPTDDDGSAAPPDDDESATTPADEYESATPTDDESATPPDDYQLAAPAPAGYGQVADPRATAALGAAEATPSADAGTRPEANESTHISAATSTDSGTGTGTGTGADPRLPGDEHHPRCAACQEGTIDQDGYCRHCGQAQGRERDHMESELEGLAAATDRGLRHHRNEDAFSVSAAELPDGSPVMVAVVCDGVSSATRPDDASAAAAHAAGEALRASLPRGAHPQQAMAEAIAAAAEAVNSLALETDADAVHPEPHRHQNAPACTIVSAVVTSDILTVGWVGDSRAYWVPDDRSAPPARLTEDDSWAAQMVAAGLMSEAEAYADERAHAITGWLGADAYELEPHTASYKPDRPGVVVVCTDGLWNYAESAEEMARAVPPDARSRPLNSAQALVGHALGGGGHDNVTVAIVPFPAAPGRAGSA